A region from the Variovorax sp. V93 genome encodes:
- a CDS encoding YdiU family protein, which yields MSLLAEDTAAADLGLRWKPGFRALGPAFLTELRPTPLPDPSYWVGHSEATARMLGLPSDWRQSDGTLEALTGNLPVAGTQPFATVYSGHQFGVWAGQLGDGRAIMLGETEGGLEVQLKGAGRTPYSRGADGRAVLRSSIREFLCSEAMHGLGIPTTRALCVTGSDARVYREVPESAAVVTRVAPSFIRFGHFEHFSANQRDAELRALADYVIDRYYPACRTTDRFSGNAYAAFLEAVSERTAALLAQWQAVGFCHGVMNTDNMSILGLTIDYGPFQFLDGFDPRHICNHSDTSGRYAFNQQPNVAYWNLFCLAQALLPLIGDQEIAVAALESYKTVFPREFEGRMRAKLGLAQPAEGDRALIEGVLKLLAAEKVDYTIFWRRLSQHMADGNVEPVRDLFLDRAGFDAWLLSFSQRHAQAPRAEAAALMLESNPKYVLRNHLGQQAIEAASQKDFSAVATLLALLETPFEEHPGADAYAGFPPDWASTIEISCSS from the coding sequence ATGAGCTTGCTTGCTGAAGACACGGCCGCCGCGGACCTGGGATTGCGCTGGAAACCCGGATTCCGGGCGCTGGGCCCCGCCTTTCTTACCGAACTGCGGCCGACGCCGCTGCCCGATCCCTCCTACTGGGTGGGCCACAGCGAGGCGACGGCCCGCATGCTCGGCCTGCCGTCCGATTGGCGGCAATCGGACGGGACGCTGGAGGCATTGACCGGCAACCTGCCCGTGGCCGGCACGCAGCCCTTCGCCACCGTGTACAGCGGCCACCAGTTCGGCGTCTGGGCCGGCCAGCTCGGCGACGGCCGCGCCATCATGCTTGGCGAAACCGAGGGCGGCCTCGAGGTGCAGCTCAAGGGCGCGGGCCGCACGCCCTACTCGCGCGGCGCCGACGGCCGCGCCGTGCTGCGCTCCAGCATCCGCGAATTCCTCTGCAGCGAGGCCATGCACGGCCTGGGCATTCCGACCACCCGCGCGCTCTGCGTCACGGGCTCCGACGCCCGGGTGTATCGCGAAGTGCCCGAAAGCGCTGCCGTCGTGACACGCGTGGCGCCCAGCTTCATCCGCTTCGGCCACTTCGAGCACTTTTCGGCCAACCAGCGCGATGCCGAACTGCGTGCGCTGGCCGACTACGTCATCGACCGCTACTACCCGGCCTGCCGCACCACCGATCGCTTCAGCGGCAACGCCTACGCGGCCTTCCTCGAAGCCGTGAGCGAGCGCACCGCCGCCCTGCTTGCGCAGTGGCAGGCCGTGGGCTTCTGCCATGGCGTGATGAACACCGACAACATGAGCATCCTCGGGCTCACCATCGACTACGGGCCGTTCCAGTTCCTCGACGGCTTCGATCCGCGCCACATCTGCAACCACAGCGACACCAGCGGGCGCTACGCCTTCAACCAGCAGCCCAACGTGGCCTACTGGAACCTGTTCTGCCTCGCACAGGCCCTGTTGCCGCTGATCGGCGACCAGGAAATCGCCGTCGCGGCGCTGGAGTCCTACAAGACGGTGTTCCCGCGCGAATTCGAGGGCCGCATGCGCGCCAAGCTCGGCCTCGCGCAACCGGCCGAAGGCGACCGTGCGCTCATCGAGGGCGTGCTGAAGCTCTTGGCCGCCGAAAAGGTCGACTACACCATCTTCTGGCGCCGCCTTTCGCAGCACATGGCCGACGGCAACGTCGAACCGGTGCGCGACCTGTTTCTGGACCGCGCGGGCTTCGATGCCTGGCTGCTATCCTTTTCGCAGCGCCATGCGCAGGCGCCGCGCGCGGAAGCCGCAGCCCTGATGCTCGAATCCAATCCGAAGTACGTGTTGCGGAACCACCTGGGCCAGCAAGCCATCGAAGCGGCGAGCCAGAAAGACTTCTCGGCTGTGGCAACCTTGTTGGCCCTGCTCGAAACCCCATTTGAAGAACATCCCGGCGCCGATGCCTATGCCGGGTTCCCGCCCGACTGGGCTTCCACGATCGAAATCAGCTGCTCATCATGA
- a CDS encoding AraC family transcriptional regulator, whose protein sequence is MPHAQRRPQRRSGCAQQPELRTSSAAWLEGVLSMFEAEGIDVPSLLRDAGFDPDSLHRQNARIPVDEISVLWQLAVARAGKPTLGLARDLAATHSKLGTVGHAMACSADLGAALVRLTRYMAVISDATAFSLQREARGCWMVMEHTGGSLPIPRQRVEYALLTVFMQCQWLTRRELQPLALEFVYPPPVDDRLHREAFGCAIHYNAPANRLLLSAADMAMPLPTHHPTLGQMQEHLLDDQLNLLGQTTTSTLVCAEIARRLPQGEPRRQDVAAGLGLAERTLQRRLQQESVSFQSLLDRTRRELAQQYLAEDRHTLTDVADMLGFVDSSNFFRACKRWFGLPPAQYRARIWDTPALAH, encoded by the coding sequence ATGCCGCATGCCCAGCGCCGGCCGCAACGCCGGTCCGGCTGCGCGCAGCAGCCCGAGCTGCGGACCAGTTCGGCCGCCTGGCTCGAAGGCGTGCTCTCGATGTTCGAGGCCGAGGGAATCGACGTGCCCTCGCTGCTGCGCGATGCGGGCTTCGATCCCGATTCGCTGCATCGGCAGAATGCCCGCATCCCGGTGGACGAGATCTCCGTGCTCTGGCAACTGGCAGTGGCGCGCGCCGGCAAGCCCACGCTGGGCCTGGCCCGCGACCTGGCCGCCACGCACAGCAAGCTGGGCACGGTCGGCCACGCCATGGCCTGCAGCGCCGACCTGGGCGCGGCGCTGGTGCGGCTCACGCGCTACATGGCCGTGATCTCCGACGCGACCGCCTTCTCGCTGCAGCGCGAGGCGCGCGGCTGCTGGATGGTGATGGAGCACACCGGCGGCAGCCTCCCGATTCCGCGCCAGCGCGTCGAATACGCCCTGCTGACCGTCTTCATGCAGTGCCAGTGGCTCACGCGGCGCGAGCTGCAGCCGCTGGCGCTCGAATTCGTCTATCCGCCGCCCGTCGACGACCGGCTGCACCGCGAGGCCTTCGGCTGCGCCATCCACTACAACGCGCCGGCCAACCGGCTGCTGCTGTCGGCAGCCGACATGGCGATGCCGCTGCCCACCCACCACCCCACGTTGGGCCAGATGCAGGAGCACCTGCTGGACGACCAGCTGAACCTGCTGGGCCAGACCACCACCAGCACCCTGGTGTGCGCCGAGATCGCACGGCGGCTGCCGCAAGGCGAACCGCGCCGGCAGGACGTGGCCGCCGGCCTCGGCCTCGCGGAGCGCACGCTGCAGCGGCGGCTGCAGCAGGAATCGGTGTCGTTCCAGTCGCTGCTCGACCGCACCCGCCGCGAACTGGCGCAGCAGTACCTGGCGGAAGACCGCCACACGCTCACCGACGTGGCCGACATGCTCGGCTTCGTCGACAGCAGCAACTTCTTCCGGGCCTGCAAGCGCTGGTTCGGGCTGCCGCCCGCCCAATACCGGGCGCGCATCTGGGACACGCCGGCGCTGGCCCACTGA
- a CDS encoding carboxylesterase/lipase family protein: MAATTTAAARALAAAACLALAACGGGSSGGSFSFLPAAPPAPPPAAPPPAVDGPMVRQTTAGKVEGVDDSASSGTWFWKGVPFAQPPVGPLRWRAPAEPEGWSGIRPAAKFGNACLQIGRLFSPGANNTYDATIGTMLGKPVGSEDCLFVNIWRPATDEQNLPVLLFVHGGSNISGYTADPLYDGARLAKAANAVVVTASYRLGILGFLNMPQLRPGGSAGDDSGNFALLDVMAALRFIKNNVANFGGDPGNVTLSGESAGATNLLAVMTSPMAKGLFHKAFEMSGGISLASNLPPGTLPTLAPASASLAQGQSILEKLLVADGTAADAAAAKAYIGTRTPAQIAEYLRAQEGGAMLATVVANGLGSVAPIPDGTVLPADPIGAIAAGNYAKVPMLAGNTRDEGKLFASLLGTIGFPKPGWIVTDAQRFSMMFNFDPDAQSTLTAADIIDPSYLPVDTPGTGYNAATAVITKGLFEANRDNLLNTMKTHQSNIWHYRLDWAQEPSPWNDVYGAAHAFDLPFVFGNFSGSLLSNVMGGKANQPGRLALSRAVMASVGAFMRKGDPSTPELGATWATWPSQLRLDATPSAAVVTPVQAVP; encoded by the coding sequence ATGGCGGCAACGACCACGGCGGCGGCGCGGGCACTGGCCGCGGCCGCCTGCCTGGCCCTCGCGGCCTGCGGCGGCGGCTCCTCGGGCGGGTCGTTCTCGTTCCTGCCGGCCGCGCCGCCTGCGCCGCCGCCCGCCGCGCCGCCACCGGCCGTCGACGGCCCCATGGTGCGCCAGACCACTGCCGGCAAGGTCGAGGGCGTGGACGACAGCGCCAGCTCGGGTACCTGGTTCTGGAAGGGCGTTCCCTTCGCGCAGCCGCCGGTCGGCCCGCTGCGCTGGCGTGCGCCGGCGGAGCCCGAGGGCTGGAGCGGCATCCGCCCGGCCGCGAAATTCGGCAATGCCTGCCTGCAGATCGGCCGCCTCTTCAGCCCCGGAGCCAACAACACCTACGACGCCACCATCGGCACCATGCTGGGCAAGCCGGTCGGCAGCGAGGACTGCCTGTTCGTCAACATCTGGCGGCCCGCCACGGACGAGCAGAACCTGCCGGTGCTGCTGTTCGTGCACGGCGGCAGCAATATTTCGGGCTACACGGCCGATCCGCTCTACGACGGCGCCCGGCTCGCCAAGGCCGCCAACGCGGTGGTCGTCACCGCCAGCTATCGCCTGGGCATCCTGGGCTTCCTGAACATGCCGCAACTGCGTCCGGGCGGCAGCGCGGGCGACGACTCGGGCAACTTCGCGCTGCTCGACGTCATGGCGGCGCTGCGCTTCATCAAGAACAACGTCGCGAACTTCGGTGGCGATCCGGGCAACGTCACGCTCTCGGGCGAATCGGCCGGCGCCACCAACCTGCTGGCGGTGATGACCTCGCCAATGGCCAAGGGCCTGTTCCACAAGGCCTTCGAGATGAGCGGCGGGATCTCGCTCGCGAGCAACCTGCCGCCAGGCACGCTGCCGACGCTGGCGCCGGCCTCGGCTTCGCTCGCGCAGGGCCAGTCGATCCTCGAGAAGCTGCTCGTGGCCGATGGCACTGCCGCCGACGCAGCCGCCGCCAAGGCCTACATCGGCACGCGCACGCCGGCGCAGATTGCCGAATACCTGCGCGCGCAGGAGGGTGGCGCGATGCTGGCGACGGTGGTCGCCAATGGCCTGGGCAGCGTTGCGCCCATTCCCGACGGCACGGTGCTGCCTGCCGATCCCATCGGCGCGATCGCCGCCGGCAACTACGCCAAGGTGCCGATGCTCGCCGGGAATACGCGCGACGAGGGCAAGCTCTTCGCCTCGCTGCTGGGAACCATCGGCTTCCCGAAGCCGGGCTGGATCGTCACCGATGCCCAGCGCTTCTCGATGATGTTCAACTTCGACCCCGATGCGCAGTCCACGCTCACGGCGGCCGACATCATCGATCCGTCCTACCTTCCGGTAGACACGCCCGGCACGGGCTACAACGCGGCCACCGCCGTCATCACGAAGGGCCTGTTCGAGGCCAATCGCGACAACCTGCTCAACACGATGAAGACGCACCAGTCGAACATCTGGCACTACCGCCTCGACTGGGCGCAGGAGCCCTCACCGTGGAACGACGTGTACGGGGCTGCGCATGCCTTCGACCTGCCGTTCGTGTTCGGCAACTTCAGCGGCTCGCTGCTCAGCAACGTGATGGGCGGCAAGGCCAACCAGCCCGGCCGGCTCGCGCTGTCCAGGGCCGTGATGGCCAGCGTCGGTGCCTTCATGCGCAAGGGCGACCCGAGCACGCCCGAACTTGGTGCAACCTGGGCGACATGGCCGTCGCAGCTGCGGCTCGACGCCACGCCCTCGGCGGCCGTGGTCACGCCGGTGCAGGCCGTGCCTTGA
- a CDS encoding 3-(methylthio)propionyl-CoA ligase — MLGLMQDQPLLISSLIEFAERHNGDGEIVSRRVEGDIHRTTWGGIASRARQVANALDGEQLLFSDRIATLAWNGYRHLELYYGVSGSGRVLHTINPRLHPDQIAWIANHAEDQILCFDLSFLPLVQAVHAKCPTVRKWIALCDADKIPADSGVPNLVSYESWIGGQSTGYDWPTFDENSASSMCYTSGTTGNPKAALYSHRSTMLHAYAAALPDVMRLSARDSVLPVVPMFHVNAWGIPYSAALVGCKLVFPGPALDGKSVYELIESEGVTFAAGVPTVWQMMLGHMQANGLKFSKLNRTVIGGSACPPAMITAFQENYNVEVLHAWGMTEMSPLGTLCTLKNKHLSLPPDAQLQIRMKQGRAIFGVDMKIVDGNGKELPWDGKAYGDLLVKGPWIVKEYFKGEGGDPLIRDEQGRGWFPTGDVATIDAEGYLQITDRSKDVIKSGGEWISSIEIENIAVAHPAVAMAACIGVHHPKWDERPIIAVVKKPNAEVAREELLKFYEGKTAKWQIPDDVVFVEAIPIGATGKILKTRLRELLKDYKLPTT, encoded by the coding sequence ATGCTGGGTTTGATGCAAGACCAACCGCTTTTGATCTCGTCGCTGATCGAGTTCGCCGAGCGCCACAACGGCGACGGCGAGATCGTCTCGCGCCGGGTCGAGGGCGACATCCACCGCACGACGTGGGGCGGTATCGCATCTCGCGCCCGGCAGGTGGCCAATGCGCTGGACGGTGAGCAGCTGCTGTTCAGCGACCGCATCGCCACCCTGGCCTGGAACGGCTACCGGCACCTGGAGCTGTACTACGGCGTGAGCGGCAGCGGCCGCGTGCTGCACACCATCAACCCGCGCCTGCACCCCGACCAGATCGCCTGGATCGCCAACCACGCCGAAGACCAGATCCTGTGCTTCGACCTGAGCTTCCTGCCGCTCGTGCAGGCGGTGCATGCCAAGTGCCCCACGGTCCGCAAATGGATTGCCCTGTGCGATGCCGACAAGATCCCGGCGGACAGCGGCGTGCCCAACCTCGTAAGCTACGAAAGCTGGATCGGCGGGCAATCCACCGGCTACGACTGGCCCACCTTCGACGAGAACTCGGCCTCGAGCATGTGCTACACGAGCGGCACCACGGGCAACCCCAAGGCCGCGCTCTACAGCCACCGCTCGACCATGCTGCATGCCTACGCCGCGGCCCTGCCGGACGTCATGCGGCTGTCGGCGCGCGACTCGGTGCTGCCGGTGGTGCCGATGTTCCACGTCAACGCCTGGGGCATTCCGTACTCGGCCGCGCTGGTGGGCTGCAAGCTCGTGTTTCCCGGCCCGGCGCTCGACGGCAAATCGGTGTACGAGCTGATCGAATCCGAAGGCGTCACCTTCGCGGCCGGCGTGCCCACCGTGTGGCAGATGATGCTCGGCCACATGCAGGCCAACGGCCTGAAGTTCAGCAAGCTCAACCGCACCGTGATCGGCGGTTCGGCCTGCCCGCCGGCCATGATCACGGCGTTCCAGGAGAACTACAACGTCGAGGTGCTGCATGCCTGGGGCATGACCGAGATGAGCCCGCTGGGCACGCTGTGCACGCTCAAGAACAAGCACCTGTCGCTGCCGCCCGATGCGCAGCTGCAGATCCGCATGAAGCAGGGCCGCGCCATCTTCGGCGTCGACATGAAGATCGTCGACGGCAACGGCAAGGAGCTGCCCTGGGACGGCAAGGCCTACGGCGACCTGTTGGTCAAGGGCCCATGGATCGTGAAGGAGTACTTCAAGGGCGAGGGCGGCGACCCGCTCATCCGCGACGAGCAGGGCCGCGGCTGGTTCCCCACCGGCGACGTTGCCACCATCGACGCCGAGGGCTACCTGCAGATCACCGACCGAAGCAAGGACGTGATCAAGTCCGGCGGCGAATGGATCAGCTCCATCGAGATCGAGAACATCGCCGTCGCGCACCCGGCCGTCGCCATGGCCGCCTGCATCGGCGTGCACCACCCCAAGTGGGACGAGCGGCCGATCATCGCGGTGGTGAAGAAGCCCAATGCGGAAGTCGCGCGCGAGGAGCTGCTGAAGTTCTACGAGGGCAAGACGGCCAAGTGGCAGATCCCCGACGACGTGGTGTTCGTCGAGGCGATTCCGATCGGGGCCACCGGCAAGATCCTCAAGACCAGGCTGCGCGAACTGCTCAAGGACTACAAGCTTCCCACCACCTGA
- a CDS encoding branched-chain amino acid ABC transporter substrate-binding protein, translating to MQFAIKSAAACAMLVGMTAAFAQKGETVKIAWLDPLSGLMAAVGTNQLKTTQFLAEEFNKKNASGVKFEIIAIDNKLSPQETTAALRSAQDQGARYITQGNGSGPALAIIDAIEKNNARNPGKELLYLNYAAVDPDLTNSKCSYWHFRLDADTSMKMEALTTWMKDQPDIKKVYILGQNYAHGVQVSKFAKEDLKAKRPDIQIVGDDLHPLAQVRDFSPYIAKIKASGADTVITGNWGSDLSLLIKAANDSGLDVKFLTYYAFGTGTPTAMGATSAGKIYTVAYGHYNMGGEIQKLLAGYKKKMNDDLTQSSIYHTFALLDAAFVQTRSTDPVKVAAALEGMKIKSFNGEVEMRKADHQLQQGLYISRWEKASAKYPYDAENTGYTNVPVKYYESYVASTPTTCQMKRP from the coding sequence ATGCAATTTGCCATCAAGTCCGCAGCCGCCTGTGCCATGTTGGTCGGCATGACGGCCGCATTCGCCCAGAAGGGCGAGACCGTCAAGATCGCCTGGCTCGATCCGCTGTCGGGCCTGATGGCAGCCGTGGGCACCAACCAGCTCAAGACCACGCAGTTCCTGGCCGAGGAGTTCAACAAGAAGAATGCCTCGGGCGTGAAGTTCGAGATCATCGCGATCGACAACAAGCTGAGCCCGCAGGAAACCACCGCCGCGCTGCGCTCCGCGCAGGACCAGGGCGCGCGCTACATCACCCAGGGCAATGGCTCCGGGCCGGCACTGGCCATCATCGACGCCATCGAGAAGAACAACGCACGCAATCCGGGCAAGGAACTGCTCTACCTGAACTATGCGGCGGTCGACCCGGACCTCACCAACAGCAAGTGCAGCTACTGGCACTTTCGCCTCGATGCCGACACCTCCATGAAGATGGAGGCGCTGACCACCTGGATGAAGGACCAGCCCGACATCAAGAAGGTCTACATCCTGGGCCAGAACTACGCGCACGGCGTGCAGGTGTCCAAGTTCGCGAAGGAAGACCTGAAGGCCAAGCGCCCCGACATCCAGATCGTGGGCGACGACCTGCACCCGCTCGCCCAGGTGCGCGACTTCTCGCCCTACATCGCCAAGATCAAGGCCTCGGGCGCGGACACCGTCATCACCGGCAACTGGGGTTCCGACCTGTCGCTGCTCATCAAGGCCGCCAACGATTCGGGCCTGGACGTCAAGTTCCTCACCTACTACGCCTTCGGCACCGGGACCCCGACGGCCATGGGCGCCACCTCCGCCGGCAAGATCTACACCGTGGCATATGGCCACTACAACATGGGAGGCGAAATCCAGAAGCTGCTCGCCGGCTACAAGAAGAAGATGAACGACGACCTGACGCAATCGTCGATCTACCACACGTTCGCGCTGCTCGACGCCGCCTTCGTGCAGACCAGGTCGACCGATCCGGTCAAGGTTGCGGCCGCGCTCGAGGGCATGAAGATCAAGAGCTTCAACGGGGAGGTCGAGATGCGCAAGGCCGACCACCAGCTGCAACAGGGCCTCTACATCTCACGCTGGGAGAAAGCCAGCGCCAAGTACCCCTATGACGCCGAGAACACCGGCTACACCAATGTCCCCGTGAAGTACTACGAGTCGTATGTGGCCAGCACGCCGACGACCTGCCAGATGAAGCGCCCTTGA
- a CDS encoding branched-chain amino acid ABC transporter substrate-binding protein, with protein sequence MKFALKIATASILAASAAGALAQKGETVKIAWLDPLSGLMAAVGTNQLKTFQFLAEEFNKKNAAGVKFEVIAIDNKLSPQETTSALRSAMDQGARYVVQGNGSGPALAIIDALEKHNARNPGKEVLYINYAAVDPDLTNSKCSYWHFRLDADTSMKMEALTAFMKEQPDIKKVYLINQNYSHGQQVSKFAKQNLKDKRPDVEIVGDDLHPLAQVRDFSPYIAKIKASGADTVITGNWGSDLALLIKSANDSGLNVKFYTYYAVTNGTPTAMGAASDGKVYQVGYSHYNAPGPVQPLMNEFKKKFNDDMYTTDIYTVYAMLSEAFVRTKSTEPVKVAAAMEGMKFKSFNGDVEMRKADHQLQQGLWITRWQKADAKNPYSPENTGYTLAPVKFYEAYVASTPTSCQMKRPNAS encoded by the coding sequence GTGAAGTTCGCTCTGAAAATCGCTACCGCATCCATCCTTGCAGCGAGCGCCGCCGGCGCCCTGGCCCAGAAGGGCGAGACCGTGAAGATCGCCTGGCTCGACCCGCTGTCGGGCCTGATGGCGGCCGTTGGCACCAACCAGCTCAAGACCTTCCAGTTCCTGGCCGAGGAGTTCAACAAGAAGAACGCGGCCGGCGTGAAGTTCGAGGTCATCGCCATCGACAACAAGCTGAGTCCGCAGGAAACCACCAGCGCGCTGCGCTCCGCGATGGATCAGGGCGCGCGCTACGTGGTGCAGGGCAACGGCTCCGGCCCGGCGCTGGCCATCATCGACGCGCTCGAGAAGCACAACGCCCGCAACCCGGGCAAGGAAGTGCTCTACATCAACTACGCGGCCGTCGACCCCGACCTCACCAACAGCAAGTGCAGCTACTGGCACTTCCGGCTCGACGCCGACACCTCCATGAAGATGGAAGCGCTGACCGCCTTCATGAAGGAGCAGCCCGACATCAAGAAGGTCTACCTCATCAACCAGAACTACTCGCACGGCCAGCAGGTCTCCAAGTTCGCCAAGCAGAACCTCAAGGACAAGCGGCCCGATGTCGAGATCGTGGGCGACGACCTGCATCCGCTCGCGCAGGTGCGCGACTTCTCGCCCTACATCGCCAAAATCAAGGCTTCGGGTGCCGACACCGTCATCACCGGCAACTGGGGCTCCGACCTCGCGCTGCTCATCAAGTCGGCCAACGACTCGGGCCTGAACGTCAAGTTCTACACCTACTACGCCGTGACCAACGGCACGCCCACCGCCATGGGCGCGGCTTCGGACGGCAAGGTCTACCAGGTGGGCTACAGCCACTACAACGCGCCCGGCCCCGTGCAACCGTTGATGAACGAGTTCAAGAAGAAGTTCAACGACGACATGTACACCACTGACATCTACACGGTGTACGCCATGCTCAGCGAAGCCTTCGTGCGCACCAAGTCGACCGAGCCGGTCAAGGTGGCGGCCGCGATGGAAGGCATGAAGTTCAAGAGCTTCAACGGCGACGTCGAGATGCGCAAGGCCGACCACCAGCTGCAGCAGGGCCTGTGGATCACGCGCTGGCAGAAGGCCGACGCCAAGAACCCCTACAGCCCCGAGAACACCGGCTACACGCTGGCGCCCGTCAAGTTCTACGAGGCCTACGTTGCGAGCACGCCCACGTCGTGCCAGATGAAGCGGCCCAACGCCTCGTGA
- a CDS encoding branched-chain amino acid ABC transporter permease: protein MNVEFFVISLLNGVSYGLLLFMLSSGLTLIFSMMGVLNFAHASFYMLGAYIAYTLSGIVGFWPALFIAPLLVGLLGAAFERYSLRRVHKFGHVPELLVTFGLSYLILELVQLAWGRSTVPYGLPPQLQGPLFSLYGTQFPKSRSFIMLVAVLMLISVWLLLTRTRIGLVIQAALKHPDMVEALGHNVPRVFMLVFGGGAALAGLAGVVGGNTYVTEPAMAASVGSIIFVVVVVGGMGSLAGAFLASLLIGIIQTFAVAMDQSFAGGLQLLGFTVTDQTFGYELLKLTISQVAPILPYLFLVLILIFRPKGLLGTRED from the coding sequence ATGAACGTCGAATTCTTCGTCATCTCGCTGCTCAACGGCGTCAGCTACGGGCTGCTGCTGTTCATGCTGAGCTCCGGCCTTACGCTGATCTTCAGCATGATGGGCGTGCTCAACTTCGCGCACGCCAGCTTCTACATGCTGGGCGCCTACATCGCCTACACGCTGTCGGGCATCGTCGGCTTCTGGCCGGCGCTGTTCATCGCGCCGCTGCTGGTGGGCCTGCTGGGCGCCGCCTTCGAGCGCTACAGCCTGCGCCGGGTCCACAAGTTCGGCCACGTGCCGGAGCTCCTGGTGACCTTCGGGCTTTCGTACCTCATCCTGGAGCTGGTGCAGCTCGCCTGGGGCCGCTCGACCGTGCCCTACGGCCTGCCGCCGCAGCTGCAGGGGCCGCTGTTCTCGCTGTACGGCACGCAGTTTCCCAAGTCGCGCTCGTTCATCATGCTGGTGGCGGTGCTGATGCTCATCTCGGTGTGGCTGCTGCTCACGCGCACGCGCATCGGCCTGGTGATCCAGGCGGCGCTCAAGCACCCCGACATGGTCGAGGCGCTGGGCCACAACGTGCCGCGCGTCTTCATGCTGGTGTTCGGCGGCGGTGCCGCGCTCGCGGGCCTAGCGGGCGTGGTGGGCGGCAACACCTACGTCACCGAGCCCGCGATGGCGGCCTCGGTCGGCTCGATCATCTTCGTGGTGGTGGTGGTCGGCGGCATGGGCTCGCTGGCCGGCGCATTCCTGGCGTCGCTCTTGATCGGCATCATCCAGACCTTCGCGGTGGCCATGGACCAGTCGTTCGCGGGCGGCCTGCAGCTGCTGGGCTTCACGGTGACCGACCAGACCTTCGGCTACGAGCTGCTCAAGCTCACGATCTCGCAGGTCGCGCCGATCCTGCCGTACCTGTTCCTGGTGCTGATCCTCATCTTCAGGCCCAAGGGTCTTCTTGGCACCCGGGAGGACTGA
- a CDS encoding branched-chain amino acid ABC transporter permease, whose amino-acid sequence MTGTTTTTTAATTQYYRFKPWNIGRFLIWSLFAIVLIVSPLLFKSSLALTMLSQMGYLIIICLSYNILLGQGGMLSFGHAVYVGLGSFLAIHVMNMGDKGGLQIPLVAIPLVGGLAGMFFAILLGFVTTKKSGTTFAMITLGIGELVASMALMFPSFFGGEGGITTNRVYGPSFFGFNFGPQIQVYYLIAAYCFVCTALMYAFTGTPLGRMLNAVRDNPERVEFIGYNTQRVRYFAFIIAGFFAGIGGGLASINFEIVNAADSLSAIRSGGYLLFTFLGGAVFFFGPIIGAVLLVFASILLSELSKAWQLYFGLVFVFMVMFAPGGIASLVMMNLRVAKFGKFNRFWLLYVALAVALVPVVVGAAALIEMIYHIQLNSALGPKLNYFGVAIDTSAAASWLGAAAILAVGLAALEVARRRFVRVWGQAQEEIEAEIKRREAA is encoded by the coding sequence ATGACAGGCACAACCACCACGACCACTGCGGCCACCACGCAGTACTACCGCTTCAAGCCCTGGAACATCGGGCGCTTCCTGATCTGGTCGCTGTTCGCGATCGTGCTGATCGTCTCGCCGCTGCTGTTCAAGAGCAGCCTGGCGCTCACCATGCTCTCGCAGATGGGCTACCTGATCATCATCTGCCTGAGCTACAACATCCTGCTGGGGCAGGGCGGCATGCTGAGCTTCGGCCATGCGGTGTATGTCGGGCTCGGTTCCTTCCTTGCCATCCACGTGATGAACATGGGCGACAAGGGCGGGCTGCAGATTCCGCTGGTGGCCATTCCGCTGGTGGGCGGCCTGGCCGGCATGTTCTTTGCCATCCTGCTGGGCTTCGTCACGACCAAGAAGTCGGGCACCACCTTCGCGATGATCACGCTGGGCATCGGCGAGCTCGTGGCCTCCATGGCGCTGATGTTCCCGAGCTTCTTCGGAGGCGAGGGCGGCATCACCACCAACCGCGTGTACGGGCCGAGCTTCTTCGGCTTCAACTTCGGCCCGCAGATCCAGGTGTACTACCTGATCGCCGCCTACTGCTTCGTCTGCACCGCGCTCATGTATGCCTTCACCGGCACGCCGCTCGGCCGCATGCTGAATGCGGTGCGCGACAACCCGGAGCGCGTGGAGTTCATCGGCTACAACACGCAGCGCGTGCGCTACTTCGCCTTCATCATCGCGGGCTTCTTCGCGGGCATTGGCGGCGGGCTGGCATCGATCAACTTCGAGATCGTGAACGCGGCCGACAGCCTGAGCGCCATCCGCTCGGGCGGCTACCTGCTGTTCACTTTCCTGGGCGGGGCGGTGTTCTTCTTCGGCCCGATCATCGGCGCGGTGCTGCTGGTGTTCGCCTCGATCCTGCTGTCGGAGCTCTCGAAGGCCTGGCAGCTCTACTTTGGCCTGGTGTTCGTGTTCATGGTGATGTTCGCGCCCGGCGGCATCGCCAGCCTGGTGATGATGAACCTGCGGGTTGCCAAGTTCGGCAAGTTCAACCGCTTCTGGCTGCTGTATGTCGCGCTGGCCGTGGCGCTGGTGCCGGTGGTGGTGGGCGCTGCCGCGCTGATCGAGATGATCTATCACATCCAGCTCAATTCGGCGCTCGGGCCCAAGCTGAATTACTTCGGCGTGGCGATCGATACGTCCGCCGCGGCAAGCTGGCTCGGCGCCGCCGCGATCCTGGCCGTGGGCCTGGCCGCGCTGGAGGTGGCGCGCCGGCGCTTCGTGCGTGTCTGGGGCCAGGCGCAGGAAGAGATCGAAGCAGAAATCAAGCGCCGGGAGGCCGCGTAA